A region of Lepus europaeus isolate LE1 chromosome 2, mLepTim1.pri, whole genome shotgun sequence DNA encodes the following proteins:
- the DTX3L gene encoding LOW QUALITY PROTEIN: E3 ubiquitin-protein ligase DTX3L (The sequence of the model RefSeq protein was modified relative to this genomic sequence to represent the inferred CDS: inserted 3 bases in 3 codons) produces the protein MASSHDPPSPLLVRASPSSGRMHWKLEKYFQSRNSDGGECSVRPVDPEVRDTFFVMFKERAAKERILRKGMQRVCIDNKLVTIFLEETPVNGSMGPRVPLSTRSPAEAPAGEKHPGEDPVLNAIDACVPKIFLEVTADLNCNLFSKEQRAHITTLCPEVKVMEGQNGIEKVCGDFRTMEKIHQFLSEQLLQSGPSPLTTERKPLDKQDGDNHVAPSEPNKGSEGESSLSEGPLSLPEASLAPCITSTKRKPLAQQDWSSHTAPSKANTGSEERSNCFEVPEPLFEYFKYVCPHKTDSIKQRFGVDLRIHTSSPGMVYLDFVSSPSDDLEGGRESFVSEFQKVTESLKQDSVSLANSAQANKMKQELNHHFTKLLVKENGRTLTLLGIQDDISAAKRKISESLIKAPVKILAPSRMVDGIEVDTACYKLLENQLLQDIAEIEKKYNTDYKSLQRSQNTCILFEPKERXLDLSEHAYAXFIDAFQHASSQLTREVLSLKHLGKERKHFQGTKFTDDFERSHPKLHLGLTSKSMTLTGLPVHLAKAKQYVPQKSGLSPSAGEKSNEHHETPMXIDSNGSETASPLSKDSVGSGASGLDEKEKEICIICMDAITDKYVLPQCKHEFCNPCITKALSYKPACPVCQVSYGMQKGNQPEGTMTFIVSRHSLPGYSSCGSIVITYTMQGGIQTEEHPNPGRSYPGTQRTAYLPDNPEGREVLGLLQTAFDQKLIFTVGESRVLGTSDVITWNDIHHKTSSYGGPENYGYPDPDYLKRVKEELKAKGITKPAARRS, from the exons ATGGCCTCCAGCCACGACCCCCCGTCCCCGCTCCTCGTGCGGGCGTCCCCATCCTCCGGCCGTATGCACTGGAAGCTAGAAAAATACTTCCAGAGTCGGAACTCGGACGGCGGGGAGTGCAGCGTGCGGCCGGTGGACCCTGAAGTCCGCGACACTTTCTTCGTGATGTTCAAAGAAAGGGCAG CCAAGGAGCGGATACTGAGGAAAGGAATGCAGCGGGTTTGCATCGACAACAAACTTGTGACCATTTTCCTGGAAGAGACTCCAGTAAATGGAAGCATGGGGCCCCGCGTGCCTCTGTCGACACGGTCACCCGCAGAGGCGCCAGCTGGCGAGAAGCACCCCGGTGAAGATCCTGTGCTCAACGCCATAGACGCCTGTGTCCCAAAG ATCTTTCTTGAAGTGACAGCCGACCTGAACTGTAACCTGTTTTCCAAAGAGCAGAGAGCACACATAACCACACTCTGCCCCGAGGTGAAAGTCATGGAGGGTCAGAACGGAATTGAGAAGGTGTGTGGCGACTTCAGAACGATGGAAAAGATACATCAGTTCCTGAGTGAGCAGCTCCTGCAGAGCGGGCCATCTCCTCTGACAACAGAGAGGAAGCCACTTGATAAGCAGGACGGGGACAACCATGTGGCTCCTTCCGAACCAAACAAGGGGTCCGAAGGAGAGAGCAGCCTCTCTGAAGGCCCCTTGTCTTTGCCTGAAGCAAGTCTAGCCCCTTGCATCACATCTACAAAGAGGAAGCCACTGGCTCAGCAGGACTGGAGTAGCCACACGGCTCCTTCCAAAGCAAACACTGGGTCGGAAGAAAGAAGCAACTGTTTTGAAGTCCCTGAGCCTTTGTTTGAATATTTCAAATACGTCTGTCCTCATAAAACAGACTCCATAAAGCAAAGATTTGGTGTCGATCTCAGAATTCATACGAGTTCCCCCGGGATGGTCTATTTAGACTTCGTTTCAAGTCCATCGGACGACCTAGAAGGAGGTCGTGAGTCTTTTGTAAGTGAATTCCAGAAGGTCACAGAATCTCTGAAGCAAGATTCTGTCTCTTTAGCCAACAGTGCAcaggcaaataaaatgaaacaggaaTTGAATCATCATTTCACAAAACTCCTTGTAAAGGAAAACGGAAGAACATTAACTCTCCTCGGGATCCAAGATGACATTTCAGCTGCCAAACGGAAAATCTCTGAGAGTCTCATCAAGGCACCTGTGAAAATCCTGGCTCCCAGTCGCATGGTAGATGGGATTGAGGTTGACACTGCTTGCTATAAGCTTTTAGAGAATCAATTACTCCAGGACAtcgcagagatagagaaaaagtaCAACACGGACTATAAGAGTTTGCAGAGAAGTCAGAACACCTGCATTCTCTTTGAGCCCAAGGAGA AGCTAGATCTATCTGAGCATGCTTATG AGTTCATCGATGCCTTCCAACACGCCTCGTCTCAGCTGACAAGAGAAGTTCTGTCACTGAAACATCTGGGCAAGGAGAGAAAGCACTTCCAGGGCACTAAGTTTACCGATGACTTTGAGAGAAGTCATCCAAAGCTACACTTGGGGCTCACTTCAAAGTCAATGACTTTGACTGGTTTGCCAGTTCACCTTGCAAAGGCAAAGCAGTATGTCCCGCAGAAAAGTGGGCTGTCTCCATCGGCTGGAGAGAAATCGAATGAGCATCATGAAACACCCA AAATTGATAGTAATGGCTCAGAAACAGCATCACCTCTATCAAAGGACTCTGTGGGTTCTGGGGCCTCAGGACTAgatgagaaggaaaaagagatttGTATCATCTGCATGGATGCCATTACAGACAAATACGTGCTGCCCCAGTGCAAGCATGAGTTCTGCAATCCGTGTATCACCAAAGCCCTGTCCTATAAACCGGCCTGTCCTGTGTGTCAGGTCTCCTATGGTATGCAGAAAGGGAATCAGCCAGAAGGAACCATGACCTTCATTGTATCAAGACACTCACTTCCAGGTTATAGTTCCTGTGGCTCCATTGTGATCACCTACACAATGCAAGGAGGCATACAGACA GAAGAGCACCCAAACCCAGGAAGGAGTTATCCTGGAACACAGCGAACCGCGTACCTGCCTGATAATCCGGAGGGAAGAGAGGTGCTGGGGCTGCTCCAGACGGCCTTTGATCAGAAGCTGATTTTCACAGTGGGGGAATCGCGAGTCTTGGGCACCTCTGATGTCATTACATGGAACGACATCCACCACAAAACATCCAGTTATGGAGGACCAGAAAA CTATGGCTACCCTGATCCTGATTATTTGAAACGTGTCAAAGAGGAGCTGAAGGCAAAAGGAATCACGAAACCCGCGGCAAGGAGGTCTTAG